GGAGCTTTGCAACGGTCGATTTCCCTGAGCCAGAATACCCGACGAGTGCATTGACACTACCTTCATTGATGTGCAGATTGACATCCTTGATAACCTGTTTGTTGTCATCGTAAGAGAAATACACGTGATCGAAAGTGATGTTATAGCGTGAAATGTTTTGTGTACCGGTTGCGTGGGATAACTCTTTTGAGTTGAGAACTTTTTCAATCTCACCGGCAATGGTTTTGATGCGACCCATATCGTCCTCATAAGACATCACCTGCATGATATTTGAGATTGTGCCAAACGATAAAATAATCAACATCAAAAGATGAGCGCCGCTTAGGCTACCTTGCATACAGAAGAAAAGGCCAAACGGAATGATGGTTAAAATACCCATCGGTGCAAGCGACATACTCACCGCATAGTCGTTGTTGTTCAAGCCCATCCACTTGCAGTAATAATCTGCTTTGGCATAAACATTATCGCTGTATTTTTTATAGGATGTATCGCCTTGATTAAAAGACTTAATGACCTCGATGCCGTTGATATATTCCACAATCGAGTTGTTCATGTCTTGACCGATTTTGACTGCTTTGGGAAACATTTTAGGCATGCGCTTCATCGGGCCGACCATAAAAAATATGCCGATCACAAGAGGGACCAGTGACAAGAGCGAAACGCGCCAATCGAGTACAAACATGTAAACAAGAAGTAAAGCCGGGCCAACAATATTAGCGGTCATTTCAGGAATCAGGTGAGCCAGGGTTGTCTCCATGCTGTCAACTTGATTCACGATGACATCTTTTAGTTTTCCTGTGCTTAAATTCAAAATGTTTCCTAACGGCATTTTGAAAAGTTTCTCCATGATATCTCGCCTGATTTTACACAAAGCACCATAGGTCACTGTATGAGAAATCGTGGTGGAAATACCCATAAAAACTTCTTTGGCGCACAGCAGCGCGAGAATATTGAGGACTCCTTTAGTATAAAAAGCAAAATCTGTATTCCCTGCAATGAGGGCAACGATCATTTTACTCAAGAGCACATAGGTAAAAAGTCCTGCCAGTACACCCAAAACGGCAAAAAGAACCGAGAAAAAGTATCCGGTCTTATTTTTGGCGATGTACTTTTTCAATAAGTTCATATCAAAAAACCTCCTTAGTAAATGAATGAAATGCGGAAATTGATGGAAGATTTTAGAGTCCTGAAACTTCCGCTTACTGAGAAGTCAAACGAGTAAAATAACCTTCAAGCATGGATACCAAGTGCTGTCTGTTCTTTAGAAAATTTTCACGCGTATCTAAAATTTCACAGGATAACAAGCTTGCATTGATGAGATTCGTTACAAATTCATAGTCATCATCAGTAAACAATCCGCAGTCGTACCCATTCATAAAATGCTTAAAGTAAGTAATCGAATCCCTCTTGAGTTTTTCATATAATGCGTTAAGCTGTTCATTTTTCTTAATCTCACCAAGAAACATGACATAGATAGGCGTAAAAGGATTATTCGCCAACATTTTATCGACGACAATTTCAGCCAAGACGTGTGGTGTAAGCCTGTTTCCCATATGTTGAACCGTGTTTGTTACCGTCGCTTCACGCATCCTGCTTCCTCTGTCCATAATGTCGTAGAGGATTTCTGCCGTATTTTTGTAGTAGTAGTATAATCCGCCGGCTGATAAACCGGATTTTTCACGAACTTCATCCATCGTCGTATTGTTAAAGCCCTTAGAAGAAAAGAGTGCCATAGCAGCCTTTTGAATGTCTTCCTTACGCATTTCCGGATCTAATCGTTCTCTGACCATCATTTCCCTCCCTTTACCGAGATTATTCTCGGTAAGTAGCAAGTTATCATAGATTAACTTATTTGTCAAGAATTTTATGCGATAATGGCAATTCGTTTAATGTTGCATAAAAAAGAACCCTGCCAGATACATCAAGATTCTTGTAACGCGTAATTCCTCTTAGTTTAATTTTAGGATGAACATCGCTGTGAGCTTATTAATTTTCGTACCCCTTAGTATTAGGTTCGTACCCTAAGCAGCGATGCCGTTAAATCGATAGCAGTATTTTGAAATACTTTAATAAAGACCTGAAACCTTATCTACAAGTTCCTTACCTTTGCCAAGCTCATCAGGATTATTAAAGCTCACATAAAGTACGAGCACATAATCTTTGTATCTTGAAGGCTCCACACCACCCCTTAACTTGTTACAAGCCTCCCACAAAATTGAATACAGCTCGGATTTTTTCACAGCCATTGTCCTCTTTATCTCCTCGTTAATAATCTAAAATATCTATACACGCACGGACTAAAACGTTAACATCCTGTGCACTCGACCCTAGAGCGTAGACATCTTCCCTCAAACAGCCAAACTGCGCTCAAAAATCGCAAGAACCCAGCCTATATAACATCAAAACAAGAACTTCATTCTTAATTTCATAAACTAAAAGCCAATCCGGTTCAATATGACATTAATTACTTTTAAAAGACCATCCGTATTTTTATTTTGTTTCTTAGCTAATTTAAGGTCTTTTTTTGAATTGATGTATCATTCGGAACCTCTAATTTAAGAGAAAAAGGAATCCCGTTCTCACGAATCGTTGTTCGCAAAAACATATTTATCGCTATCAGCACTTTTACGATAGCCACTGAACAAGCCTGTAAAATCAATATTGAGAGAACGAATAGTGTATCTAATTTTATATATTAATCCAATACCTTCTTGTTGCAACATTTCCTCTTGCTAAGCTGTTTTTCACTTTGTTTTCCAAAATTCCGCCATTATTTTCTATAACTTTTATTGATCCGATATTGTCATCATCGCATGTAATCAAAACCTTTTACGCATTCTCTTCCAGTAGAAATTCCGGTAAATATTTGTGGATAATCCCTTCTTGTGAAAAATTCATTGTATCCATCGATAAAACATATTTAGGATAATTATCCTTAACCAATCGATAAACGCCAAACTCCCTCCTACGAGTATCTTCACCGGCCAGCAAATAAGACACTTGATAATACTCAGTTTCACCTTTTCTAGTAGCAATGAAGTCGATTTCTTGATTGTTAATACGACCAACTTGAACTTGAAAGCCACGAGACAAAAGCTCAATATAGACGATATTTTCCAGAATACGTTCAATTGATGCAACATTTGAAAAGCCTACTGCTTGCCTAAAGCCATGATCCGTTACATAGTATTTTTCCTCAACCGTCAATAACTTTTTTCCGACACTGTCATAGCGTGGAACTTTTTTCAGAAGATACGCAGCTTGGCAAAAATTCAAGTAATTCAAAATGGTGTCCACTGAAACTTTACGATTTTCGCTCATAAAATATTTACGTAAGCTGTTAGCCGAAAAACTTTGTCCAATATTATCTAAACAAAAAAGTAAAATGCGATTGAACACGTCAACATCTCGAATTGAATTATATTCAAGCACATCTTTAACAACAACAGTATTGTAGATATCATTTAAATATTTAAAACTCGACTCTTCTTCTCCATTAAAATAATGAAGAGGAGGCATACCGCCAATCTTGATATATAGCTGAAATAATTCTTGTATGCTTAAATTTAAGTTTTGATACAAATCCACAAATTCGCCAAAGGTAAAAGGAAGCACCTCAAAACTCACGTAACGCCCCGCAAGCAAAGTGGCAAGCTCGCCGGACAATAATTTTGAGTTAGAACCGGTCAAATAGATATCGCAATCATAATCAACTCTAAGCGCATTTATAACACGCTCCCAGTGAGTAACTAATTGTATTTCATCAAAGAAAAAATATATTTTACCTTCGATTTGTTGACTACGTTTCATAATTAGTTGCTGCAGATCAAAATCATTTTTGACAGATAAGTATTGAGCTGATTCTAAATTAATATAAATAATATTACTTGAGGGAACGTCTGTAAGTAATTCAGATTGAATCATTTTTAACAAAGTGGACTTGCCCACGCGTCTCATACCTGTAATCACCTTCACAATAGGCTTGTCAATAAAAGGTTTGATCTTATTGAGATATTTTTTACGTAGTATGTATGACATATCATCGCGCCTTTCGATTATAGTCGATAAATTTATCGTTTCTTGCATTTGCTTCTATTATAAACGAAGCAAATTAAGAATTCATCTTTTGGGTCTATAATTAAAAAGTCTTTATTCAAGCTTCTGCAATTCGTACGCTTTAATGCACAGCACTTGTCAAATTACGCTCTAATTCCAACTTATATCAAGTTTTATTGCTTCTTTTTTGATCTATATGTCTGCTACTTTGCAATAGCTTTCCCATTAAGGCAGTGCACCGTGTAATGCGCAAATCCATCGTTTTTACAGTTTACCTTCTTCTCATCTGAAACCTCGGTGACACCATTCTCACAATCTACTTCAAGGCTTGCATCCTTGGTGATTGTTCCTTCTAAAATACTCATGCCATTTAACGTATCGAGTGTACAAACATGAGTTACTTCTACGTTTGTTGCTGAAGCCGACCCATTACAACATTTAAGAAAGACATCATCCGCTTTCACATTAACAACTTCTACCTTGCCATTGTTCACTTCTACATAAAGCTCACCAATCTCAATATCTGTGATGAGCACTTGATTAGAATCAGATTCAACCTCACAAACTTCCACATCATGTGGCAAACTCACAACAATTTCAGGCATACCCTGAGTAAACCACCTCAGCCAATTCGAAGCTGAAACTTTTTTAGTTTGAATAAGCCTTATAACATTTTGCGCTTCCTCAACCCTCAATATATCTTGTTCACAGTTAACAAAGCTCACGCCAAAGGTATCAGCACGTTTCACCGTTAAACGAACATCTTTCGTCTCTGCGATAAACTTCTTATTATCCATTCCTTAAGCACCTCCTCGTGCACATACTAATAATCAGGTTTCATTGCCATTAAATTGTGGGTAAGACTGTCCTGTATAAATAATTTTATCCCTTTTTCTGTTCTCATGTAAAACAGCTGAGGATTTTGTTCTCATTCAATCGAGATTTTAGGACTTCCGAAACAATTAGATTTTCGAAAAGATTTCCACGTAATGGATCTCTATTCGCTTGATTTTCTGTTTCAATTCCCAATAAGTATGAAGCCAATCCAATTTCTGTAAAATATATTTTCGGCGATTTGGTATGTCGTTTTGAAATGTTAGAAAAATATGGCTGTAACTTATACACTATATAAGATGCCTCAAGTACTGACAGCCATTGCGCCAAAGTTGCAGACGAAACGCCAACATCTCCGGACATAGAAGACAAATTTACAACTTGCCCAACTCTGCCTGCAAGCAGGGTTATGAATCGTAGAAACTTATCCAAATTTTTAACTTCTAACATTTCGCGTAAATCTTTTTCTACATAGGTATTCAAGTAATCACGATAATATACACTGCTTTCCCTTGAATTTTCTCTATACAATTCCGGCATAAAGCCCTGAATCAATAACTTATCAGCAGATAATTTCCCTAGACGTCCGTCTTCTGCAAGTTCATCCATGCTTAATGGGAGAAGCGTCACTATGCTCGTTCTACCTGCTAAAGATTATTGACGTAATTGTATTCCGGAAAACACTCCTTTACTAAAGTAGTTTTACCGGATTGTCTTGGCCCAATTACAGTAACTACAGGCACTTGCTTGGAAACTTGTACCAACTTTTCAGCAACTTTTCTTTTTTATCATAAAAGCCCCCTTGCATAATATAGCAACCATTTTAGGCGTAAATTTCAAGTTCAGCTTTAAGATTACGCCCGAATTGTTTAACTTGTCTTTTTGCGTTTAAAAGACGTACGGCAAAAGAATTGCTCCGCGATTTATTCACACACTCCCCGAGTGTTTCGGGAGATTTGTCTTATGTTAGCTTTTTTTTGGTTTTGAATTAAATTTTCTAATTTCGTTTATCGTTTTATCTATAACATCACTACACAAGTTTGAGTACAGCTTTTTATCTCCAATTATATAAAATTCTTTTTTGGCTCTAGTTGCTGATACATTCATTATGTTTGGATTTTCTGATCCCATTGCCCAGTTTGCAGCTCCCTTACTTTTTTCATCTGCTCCTAAAACCAAGAATACTATTGGTGCTTCTTTTCCTTGGAATGTGTGTACTGTTCCTACATTTGTCGGACTGTATTTGCTGTCATATCTTGTAAAGTTGAGATCTGTTGCAAGTTTTCTGGATAAATTATACGCAACATTTTTAAACGGCGATATTACATAGACTTGGTCTTTCTTAGTTTTATCTAGAATGTCTTTATTGGTTTCTGCTAATTTCTTGATTTTTTCTACCAATAATTCACCCTGTTCTTTTACATACTTATTATCCGCAGATCCTCCAACATCATACCATTCTGCTTTTCCGTCTGATTTATTTCCTTGAACCATGTTACCACCATAAGAGATTTCATTTGATATGCTGAACATTGGATACTTGCAACGTCTGTGTACCCATAAAGGAATTCCTATCCAATCTTCAAGATTGTTGATACCTTTGTAAAATCCATATTGACTAGCACTGTCAATCAAAGTTTGAGTAGATGCATCTTCTGATAGATAAGCTTGTCCAACTCCATAATTTTGTCCCAATAAACTAAGTATATATGAGTCTAAAGTTAAAACTGGTTTGATTTGGGCTGGATCTCCAACTGCCATAACATGCTTACATCTAAAAATCGCGCCAACGCTTGCTTGAGGCAAGGCTTGTCCTGCTTCATCAATGAATAAATGTCCCAAAGAATTTGCTTGAATATTTGAAAACATCCTTCCCATACTTGCAAATGTGGAACTTATAACTGGAACTGTCATGTTAATCCAATTCCACGCTTCTTGTATAATAATATTTTTATCCAAGTAATTTTGTTGTTTGTTCCATATTCTAGTTGCAGCTTCAATATTTTTTATATTTTCATATAAGAATTGTTTGCGAACTTTCAGTGCAACTATGAATAGTTCAGACTGAATTCTACGATACGCTTCATCAAACCAAGGATTACTCATTTGCAAATCATCATATGGCAATGAAAAATCTAACACATTAACATCTGTATTTACTAATACAGATTTCATATCTCTTATTTTTGCTTCTAGTTTTTTGATCTCGTTATCCTCATTTTGAATCGCTTGAACAATCTCTGAATTTTTATCTTCGATAAGCTTATTTCCATAAGAAATTTGATCTTCGATATGTTTTAAATCTTTTATAAAAGCACCTATCTTTAATTTTGTCGATCTTTCTTGGTCTAATATTTTTATTAAATCGTCGGAGTATTTCCTCATCTGCTCATTATATGTTTTTTTCCTACTGAATTGGAAAAATCCTGGCTTTTGTAATTTGAGGACATCAATGCTATTTTCAATCATTTTTTTATTTTCACTTATATTTGACGAATCGTTCTTCAATTCATTTACTTTTTGATTCAAATGACTTTTGTTCAAATATAATTCTTCTAATTTCAAATTAACATTATTTTTTAAATTACTGAACTCGCTTTCTCTGAATTTTACATTTTTACTGAATTTTGATTTTTTGTTTAATAATTCGCATTCAAATTTTTCTAAAGAGAAGTATTTATCTGATATCTCTTGTCTCTTATTTCTATAAGATAATGCTTCATTGTATTTTTTCTCAAATTCACTATAGACATTATTATCAGAAATATAATTGTTTTTTAAATCATCAACCACATATTTTAATGCAGTAATTATGTACTGCATGTTTTCTTTTCTTCCACCTTCAAGAGAAAACAATCCCCAGAATTTTTCATCTAATTGTTTCTCGGCTTCTAATTTCTCTATATATTTTCCATTTTCTTCTACCCATTCTGTTAAAAGTTTAGAATTAGAAATGTCTTTGAAATAATCTATTCTTTTTATTTCATCTGCCAATGAATTGTCGATTTCGGATATCAGTGGGAGTTCATCTACAATGTTTTTTACAGCTCCATTATTAGAACTTGCAACAATAATCCCATTTTCTGCTATTTTTGCTGGAAGTATACCAATTGAAGCTTTTTGTGATCCGTTTTTCCAATAAACAGTCTCGTCATTTCCCGTAATTTTTTTGTTGTTTAGTTTTGTGATTTCATAGGATTGATCTACTAATAATTGTGCAAAAATGTCTCTCAAAAGTGTTGTTTTCCCTGTTCCTGGAGGTCCATTTACACTTCTCATATTATTAGAATCAAATCCTAATGACAAATTGATTGCGACTTGTTGCATAAAAGATGGTGCATATTGTATATTACTCGGAAATCTAGACAAAGGATAGTTGTTTGGCTGTAAAATCTCTGTAAAAATATATTTATTAAACTTAGGAGAAGTGATTCTACTATCTAAGTCTTTTCTATTTGAACAATTCCCAAGCAAATAATCATTCAAGTTTTTCGAATGAACAGATTTCGCCTTTTGCAAATCATTAATGAAAAATGAATGTAGATTAATTGCATCGTTCTCCAAATTTTTCAAAGGCTTCATTCTACAATTATCAATATCTATTTTATTGGTTTCTAAAATGCCCAGTATAGCCTTGTTGAACCAATCTTTATAAGGTTTATTCTCTGGACATTCAAATACTTCTTGAATTTTCTTGTTGAAATCTTCATCATATTCCCTAAACTCTTTTTCCGAAGGAATTTTATGAAAGTTTCTAATATAAAAGCTTTCTGTTAAAAAAGTCATATCATTATTTATCTGCAAATCCTTATCGAAATACAGTGCAAATGAAAATTTGTTTCCTAAAGTGATTTCTTGATTGGATACTGGAAGATTGAATTTATCTCTCAAAAATTCAATTACTTCTGTAAATTTGAAAATATCAAAATATACAACTATCCCGCCTTTTTGGTATGGATTTAAATTAAAATATTTGATCTTTTTCTTAAATGCATCATAGAAATCATAATCTTTAAGATCTTTAAAAGTTAAAATATTCTTGTCTCTTAAATTAATATCTCCCTCCGATAAATGCTCCACCATAATCCATGATTCTAGTATTTTTTCTTTTTGATTCATGTTAGGCTCCTTTGTTATTTGATCTTATGATTTTTGTTCTATAACTTTATATGCAATTTGTCAATTATCATAGCCTTGTTTTGTTTATTTCGCTATCCTAATCTGTCTTTTCTTGCAAGGCTTCATTAGTTTTTAATATCTTAATTTTAAAATTCTCAATCTTAGATATTATTTGAATCATTCCAACTTTTTAATTTCTCCATAAGTTGCATCTTTTGAAAAATCTATTTCAGATAATTCTTCTCCGATTTCTATATCAATATGTTGGTCTGGGTTTAGTTTGGACAATGATACCATCGTCTCGCCAGTAGACCTGATATATCTGCTCGCTGACTTTAACCCTTTGTCCG
This is a stretch of genomic DNA from Mageeibacillus indolicus UPII9-5. It encodes these proteins:
- a CDS encoding ABC transporter ATP-binding protein, with product MNLLKKYIAKNKTGYFFSVLFAVLGVLAGLFTYVLLSKMIVALIAGNTDFAFYTKGVLNILALLCAKEVFMGISTTISHTVTYGALCKIRRDIMEKLFKMPLGNILNLSTGKLKDVIVNQVDSMETTLAHLIPEMTANIVGPALLLVYMFVLDWRVSLLSLVPLVIGIFFMVGPMKRMPKMFPKAVKIGQDMNNSIVEYINGIEVIKSFNQGDTSYKKYSDNVYAKADYYCKWMGLNNNDYAVSMSLAPMGILTIIPFGLFFCMQGSLSGAHLLMLIILSFGTISNIMQVMSYEDDMGRIKTIAGEIEKVLNSKELSHATGTQNISRYNITFDHVYFSYDDNKQVIKDVNLHINEGSVNALVGYSGSGKSTVAKLLAGFWDTDSGTITIGGIALKDMPLEQLSDAISYVSQDNYLFDISIKDNIRIGKKDATDEEIIDIAKKSGCHDFIMKLSQGYETVAGEGGGHLSGGERQRISIARAMLKDAPIVILDEATSYIDPENEAILQDAIATLVKGKTLIIIAHRLKTIADVDQIFVIHDGYVENHGTHDELLKDSPVYQELWSAAMRGEEND
- a CDS encoding TetR/AcrR family transcriptional regulator, producing the protein MVRERLDPEMRKEDIQKAAMALFSSKGFNNTTMDEVREKSGLSAGGLYYYYKNTAEILYDIMDRGSRMREATVTNTVQHMGNRLTPHVLAEIVVDKMLANNPFTPIYVMFLGEIKKNEQLNALYEKLKRDSITYFKHFMNGYDCGLFTDDDYEFVTNLINASLLSCEILDTRENFLKNRQHLVSMLEGYFTRLTSQ
- a CDS encoding type I restriction-modification system subunit M N-terminal domain-containing protein, producing the protein MAVKKSELYSILWEACNKLRGGVEPSRYKDYVLVLYVSFNNPDELGKGKELVDKVSGLY
- a CDS encoding ATP-binding protein; protein product: MSYILRKKYLNKIKPFIDKPIVKVITGMRRVGKSTLLKMIQSELLTDVPSSNIIYINLESAQYLSVKNDFDLQQLIMKRSQQIEGKIYFFFDEIQLVTHWERVINALRVDYDCDIYLTGSNSKLLSGELATLLAGRYVSFEVLPFTFGEFVDLYQNLNLSIQELFQLYIKIGGMPPLHYFNGEEESSFKYLNDIYNTVVVKDVLEYNSIRDVDVFNRILLFCLDNIGQSFSANSLRKYFMSENRKVSVDTILNYLNFCQAAYLLKKVPRYDSVGKKLLTVEEKYYVTDHGFRQAVGFSNVASIERILENIVYIELLSRGFQVQVGRINNQEIDFIATRKGETEYYQVSYLLAGEDTRRREFGVYRLVKDNYPKYVLSMDTMNFSQEGIIHKYLPEFLLEENA
- a CDS encoding DUF4097 family beta strand repeat-containing protein, which gives rise to MDNKKFIAETKDVRLTVKRADTFGVSFVNCEQDILRVEEAQNVIRLIQTKKVSASNWLRWFTQGMPEIVVSLPHDVEVCEVESDSNQVLITDIEIGELYVEVNNGKVEVVNVKADDVFLKCCNGSASATNVEVTHVCTLDTLNGMSILEGTITKDASLEVDCENGVTEVSDEKKVNCKNDGFAHYTVHCLNGKAIAK
- a CDS encoding ATP-binding protein, producing the protein MDELAEDGRLGKLSADKLLIQGFMPELYRENSRESSVYYRDYLNTYVEKDLREMLEVKNLDKFLRFITLLAGRVGQVVNLSSMSGDVGVSSATLAQWLSVLEASYIVYKLQPYFSNISKRHTKSPKIYFTEIGLASYLLGIETENQANRDPLRGNLFENLIVSEVLKSRLNENKILSCFT
- a CDS encoding AAA domain-containing protein, yielding MNQKEKILESWIMVEHLSEGDINLRDKNILTFKDLKDYDFYDAFKKKIKYFNLNPYQKGGIVVYFDIFKFTEVIEFLRDKFNLPVSNQEITLGNKFSFALYFDKDLQINNDMTFLTESFYIRNFHKIPSEKEFREYDEDFNKKIQEVFECPENKPYKDWFNKAILGILETNKIDIDNCRMKPLKNLENDAINLHSFFINDLQKAKSVHSKNLNDYLLGNCSNRKDLDSRITSPKFNKYIFTEILQPNNYPLSRFPSNIQYAPSFMQQVAINLSLGFDSNNMRSVNGPPGTGKTTLLRDIFAQLLVDQSYEITKLNNKKITGNDETVYWKNGSQKASIGILPAKIAENGIIVASSNNGAVKNIVDELPLISEIDNSLADEIKRIDYFKDISNSKLLTEWVEENGKYIEKLEAEKQLDEKFWGLFSLEGGRKENMQYIITALKYVVDDLKNNYISDNNVYSEFEKKYNEALSYRNKRQEISDKYFSLEKFECELLNKKSKFSKNVKFRESEFSNLKNNVNLKLEELYLNKSHLNQKVNELKNDSSNISENKKMIENSIDVLKLQKPGFFQFSRKKTYNEQMRKYSDDLIKILDQERSTKLKIGAFIKDLKHIEDQISYGNKLIEDKNSEIVQAIQNEDNEIKKLEAKIRDMKSVLVNTDVNVLDFSLPYDDLQMSNPWFDEAYRRIQSELFIVALKVRKQFLYENIKNIEAATRIWNKQQNYLDKNIIIQEAWNWINMTVPVISSTFASMGRMFSNIQANSLGHLFIDEAGQALPQASVGAIFRCKHVMAVGDPAQIKPVLTLDSYILSLLGQNYGVGQAYLSEDASTQTLIDSASQYGFYKGINNLEDWIGIPLWVHRRCKYPMFSISNEISYGGNMVQGNKSDGKAEWYDVGGSADNKYVKEQGELLVEKIKKLAETNKDILDKTKKDQVYVISPFKNVAYNLSRKLATDLNFTRYDSKYSPTNVGTVHTFQGKEAPIVFLVLGADEKSKGAANWAMGSENPNIMNVSATRAKKEFYIIGDKKLYSNLCSDVIDKTINEIRKFNSKPKKS